A segment of the Panacibacter ginsenosidivorans genome:
ACAAAATCAATTGCTTCAAAACCATTGGTAAGCGTTTGCACATCGTAGCCTTTATTTTCTAAAAATAATTTTTGAGATTGCAGGCTTTCAATTTCATCATCTACCCAAAGTATAGTTGCTAATGCCATAATTTAATTTTAGATTTTTATGAACCAGGCTTCTGAATAAGTATTAAACATCGTTGCGTCGCACTCTTGTACGCTTTGTACTTTATTCCACATAAGAACGACAGCCTTGCAATATTAGTGCGACGATTTTTGCAAATCTGCGCTTTCATTTGCACATTTGCATATTTTCACATTTCACATTCGACACATTAACAATTTAGCAACAGCCATGCAGATACCTAAAAGAAAAATCATCAACGATCCGGTGCATGGTTTTATCACAATTGAGCATCCGCTTATTTTCAGCATTATTGCGCATCCATACTATCAAAGGTTACGACGGATTCATCAAATGGCATTGGCGCAACTTGTTTATCCTGGTGCAGTCCATACAAGATTGCATCATTCATTGGGTGCTTATCATTTAATGTGTCTTGCCATTAATGAACTTAAAAGTAAAGGTGCAGTAATAACACCCGACGAAGAAGTTGCAGCCAAGGCTGCTATATTGTTGCACGATATTGGGCATGGGCCTTTCTCCCATGCACTGGAAAATATATTGCTGCCGGGCATTAGCCATGAAGAATTAAGTTTGCAGATCATGCATGTGCTGAATAAAGAATTAAATGGCAAACTTGATCTAGCCATTCAATTATTTACCGGCAAATACCATAAACTTTTTTTGCACCAGCTTATCAGCAGCCAGCTTGATGTAGACAGGATGGATTATCTCACACGTGACAGTTTTTTTACAGGCGTAAGCGAAGGAATAATTGGTTATGACCGCTTGCTAAAAATGTTCATCGGGTATAACAACCAGCTAATGATAGAAGAAAAAGGCATTTACAGTGTGGAGAAGTTTTTGGTAGCACGCAGGCAAATGTACTGGCAGGTTTACCTGCATAAAACAGTGCTTGCAGCAGAAAAAATGCTGGTGAAAATTATTACAAGAGCACGAGAGATAAAAGCAAATTCTTTTTCACCCTATCTCAATGAGTTTCTGCACAAAGAACATTCTAAAGAAACCGTTTATCAATTATTATTCGAATTCTGCCAGCTTGATGATTATGATATAATTGGTTCTATAAAAATATGGGCAACCGAAAATGATAGAGTGCTTTCCACCTTATGTAAAAACCTGTTAAAAAGAGATTTACTAAAATGTAAATTACAAACACAACGTTTTGACGAAGAGCTTATTCAAACAAAGAAAAAATCAGTGATGCAGCAACTAGGTCTTACGTTCGAAGAGGCAGGTTATTTTGTATTT
Coding sequences within it:
- a CDS encoding HD domain-containing protein encodes the protein MQIPKRKIINDPVHGFITIEHPLIFSIIAHPYYQRLRRIHQMALAQLVYPGAVHTRLHHSLGAYHLMCLAINELKSKGAVITPDEEVAAKAAILLHDIGHGPFSHALENILLPGISHEELSLQIMHVLNKELNGKLDLAIQLFTGKYHKLFLHQLISSQLDVDRMDYLTRDSFFTGVSEGIIGYDRLLKMFIGYNNQLMIEEKGIYSVEKFLVARRQMYWQVYLHKTVLAAEKMLVKIITRAREIKANSFSPYLNEFLHKEHSKETVYQLLFEFCQLDDYDIIGSIKIWATENDRVLSTLCKNLLKRDLLKCKLQTQRFDEELIQTKKKSVMQQLGLTFEEAGYFVFTGEAINTTYKLEDEHINILFKNESVKDISKVDNPLIHQTLSVPVKKFYICYLNV